One window of the Clostridium sp. MB40-C1 genome contains the following:
- a CDS encoding DUF445 family protein, translated as MVQKLIFASILGAVIGYITNWLAIKMLFRPHHEKRIGGIRVPFTPGLIPKEQGRIAKSVGEAIGSHLLTNETMVEALKTNGVNEKFKKWVEVKILEIQRSSISLGEQIKKIVGTSYEKLVCFAKSKIANIIISTIKKDNFKNQIENVIINGVKKQLSKSPQVLLEKDNYKKLREKINVEMKNYKDSQEFKDLLFTLTSGKINELENSDKTLEEIIPISIISTIKVYVYNKNYDISMAIKDMLKDDKINQKIRDAIKGMMGSNLNPMIAMFLNADVIYEKISSVIEHELDKEDTQKNIALFINDLFDKILEGKASNIFSSMSKEAKDKSIKQLCELITEKIIDNKLFDEIIKLLELKIGNKESIEEMLTDLDLDYEQTLRDFIRIRINYLSENKKIEEKVYFYVDGSLNKILNMNLDQITAGKETKICKIASNASEVMFDKFVTNKAGDFIEAFNIKKIVEDKINSFEVSFAEEIILEIASKELSAITWLGALLGFIMGFLSTLIASI; from the coding sequence ATGGTACAAAAGCTTATTTTCGCATCAATATTGGGTGCTGTAATAGGGTACATAACTAACTGGTTAGCTATTAAAATGCTTTTTAGACCACACCATGAAAAAAGAATAGGAGGAATAAGAGTGCCTTTTACACCAGGGCTTATTCCTAAAGAACAAGGAAGAATTGCTAAGAGTGTAGGCGAAGCTATAGGAAGTCATTTATTAACTAATGAAACTATGGTGGAAGCTCTTAAGACAAATGGAGTAAATGAAAAGTTTAAAAAATGGGTTGAAGTAAAAATTCTGGAGATTCAACGAAGTTCAATATCTTTAGGAGAGCAGATAAAAAAAATAGTTGGGACTTCTTATGAAAAACTAGTATGTTTTGCTAAAAGTAAAATAGCTAACATAATAATTTCTACTATAAAAAAGGACAATTTTAAAAATCAAATAGAAAATGTGATAATTAATGGTGTAAAAAAACAACTTTCTAAAAGCCCACAAGTACTTTTAGAAAAAGATAATTATAAAAAATTAAGAGAAAAAATAAATGTTGAAATGAAGAATTACAAAGATTCTCAGGAATTTAAAGACTTACTATTTACACTTACAAGTGGCAAGATTAATGAATTAGAAAATAGTGACAAGACTTTAGAAGAAATAATACCCATTAGTATTATAAGTACAATAAAAGTATATGTATATAATAAAAATTATGATATATCAATGGCAATAAAAGATATGCTTAAAGATGATAAAATAAATCAAAAAATAAGGGATGCTATTAAAGGAATGATGGGTTCTAATCTAAATCCAATGATAGCAATGTTTTTAAATGCAGATGTTATATATGAAAAAATTTCTTCTGTAATAGAACATGAATTGGATAAAGAAGATACTCAAAAAAATATTGCATTATTTATTAATGATTTATTTGATAAAATACTTGAAGGAAAAGCTTCAAATATTTTTTCTAGTATGTCTAAAGAAGCTAAAGATAAAAGCATTAAGCAATTATGTGAATTAATAACTGAAAAAATTATAGATAATAAATTGTTTGATGAGATTATTAAATTGCTAGAGTTAAAAATAGGTAATAAAGAGTCTATAGAAGAGATGTTAACAGATCTAGACTTAGATTATGAACAGACTCTTAGGGATTTTATAAGAATTAGAATAAATTATTTATCAGAAAATAAAAAGATAGAAGAAAAAGTATATTTTTATGTAGATGGTTCACTAAACAAAATTTTAAATATGAATTTAGATCAAATAACAGCAGGAAAAGAAACTAAAATATGTAAAATAGCTTCAAACGCATCAGAAGTTATGTTTGATAAGTTTGTTACTAATAAGGCAGGAGATTTTATAGAAGCATTTAATATTAAAAAGATAGTGGAAGACAAAATAAATTCTTTTGAAGTTTCTTTTGCAGAAGAGATTATTTTGGAGATTGCTAGTAAAGAATTAAGCGCTATAACTTGGCTTGGAGCATTACTTGGATTTATAATGGGATTTTTATCTACGTTGATTGCATCAATATAA
- a CDS encoding leucine-rich repeat domain-containing protein has product MKNKYLIATFFSTFLLMAPNVKAANFMDNQVVDTNKSWTIKFTQEIKFDDLTKQNITVTDSKGTRVNAGIKLGEDNNTVIVTAPQNGYIEGESYILNVGTKVHSNKGKGLKKEQNVHFNIKNNNSIVKFKDKYLEEAVRYVIMKPEGTIYKSDVEKITYLDAKSSGIQNIEGLEKLTNLEKIDLSFNSIENISALKGLTKLKTLNLSFNWSYDGKGLEALGESSNLENLDLTSDRVGDISALKKFAKLKTLNLQDNRFFEDISALGGLTNLQTLNLRSNEIKDISALKGLINLKTLDLGGNQIKDISPLKRLINLTEIDLSYNQISDISALEGLTNLKQLKLSNNKFKNITPLKKLTNLEYVQLINNQINDVDKKALKDSLPKCTFKYCYE; this is encoded by the coding sequence ATGAAAAATAAATACTTAATAGCAACTTTTTTTAGTACTTTTTTACTAATGGCACCTAATGTAAAAGCAGCAAATTTTATGGACAACCAAGTAGTAGACACTAATAAAAGTTGGACAATTAAATTTACACAAGAAATTAAATTTGATGATTTAACTAAACAAAATATAACTGTAACAGATAGCAAGGGTACTAGGGTAAATGCTGGTATTAAGTTGGGAGAAGATAATAATACAGTTATAGTGACAGCTCCACAAAATGGATATATAGAAGGAGAAAGCTATATATTGAATGTTGGAACTAAAGTACATTCCAATAAAGGTAAAGGATTAAAGAAGGAACAAAACGTACACTTTAATATTAAAAATAATAATTCAATAGTAAAATTTAAAGATAAATATTTAGAAGAAGCTGTAAGATATGTAATAATGAAGCCAGAAGGAACTATCTACAAAAGTGATGTTGAGAAAATAACTTATTTAGATGCAAAGAGTTCAGGTATACAAAATATCGAGGGTCTTGAAAAATTAACCAATTTAGAAAAGATTGATTTAAGTTTTAATAGTATTGAAAATATAAGCGCACTGAAGGGATTAACTAAACTAAAAACTCTTAATTTGAGTTTTAATTGGAGTTATGACGGTAAGGGTTTAGAAGCATTAGGGGAATCAAGTAATCTAGAAAATCTTGACTTAACAAGTGATCGAGTTGGAGATATAAGTGCATTAAAAAAATTCGCTAAACTAAAAACTCTTAATTTACAAGACAACCGCTTTTTTGAGGATATAAGTGCCTTGGGGGGATTAACTAATCTTCAAACACTTAATTTAAGGAGCAACGAAATTAAAGACATAAGTGCATTAAAAGGATTAATTAATCTAAAAACTCTTGATTTAGGTGGTAATCAAATTAAAGATATAAGCCCATTAAAAAGATTAATTAATCTAACAGAGATTGATTTAAGCTATAACCAAATTAGTGATATAAGTGCTTTAGAAGGTTTAACTAATTTAAAACAGCTTAAATTATCAAATAACAAATTTAAAAACATAACTCCATTAAAAAAATTAACTAATTTAGAATATGTTCAATTAATCAATAATCAAATAAATGATGTAGATAAAAAAGCATTGAAAGATTCTTTACCAAAATGTACTTTTAAGTATTGTTACGAATAA
- a CDS encoding response regulator transcription factor, with protein sequence MNKVLIIEDEESIRKFVKLVLSKQGFNVIQAETGEDGLEKVNIENPDIILLDIMLPGIDGFKVCEIVRKDYSDIGIIMLTARGQDIDKVKGLEYGADDYMVKPFNPLELSARINSLLRRMSSHDNHSSDVLESGPFKIDMNCKIAFKNTIPINLTPKEFFLMKIFMQNPNKALSRNKLLDLVWGYNFVGDPKIVDVNVRRLRNKLEETPSCPNYIETVWGMGYRWKEI encoded by the coding sequence ATGAATAAAGTTTTAATTATAGAAGATGAAGAATCTATAAGGAAATTTGTAAAATTAGTATTAAGTAAACAAGGCTTTAATGTTATCCAAGCTGAAACTGGAGAAGATGGATTAGAAAAAGTAAATATAGAAAATCCTGATATTATACTCTTAGATATAATGCTTCCTGGTATTGATGGTTTTAAAGTATGTGAAATAGTAAGAAAAGATTACTCTGATATAGGTATAATAATGTTAACTGCAAGAGGACAAGATATAGATAAGGTTAAAGGCTTGGAATATGGAGCTGATGATTATATGGTCAAGCCTTTTAACCCATTAGAATTATCTGCTAGAATAAATTCCTTGTTAAGAAGAATGAGTTCTCATGATAATCACTCTTCTGATGTACTTGAATCGGGACCCTTTAAAATAGATATGAACTGTAAAATAGCTTTTAAAAATACTATTCCTATCAATTTAACCCCAAAAGAATTTTTCCTTATGAAAATATTCATGCAAAATCCTAATAAAGCTTTAAGTAGAAATAAGCTTTTAGACCTTGTATGGGGATATAATTTTGTTGGAGATCCTAAGATCGTCGATGTAAACGTGCGTAGGCTAAGAAATAAATTAGAAGAGACTCCTTCATGCCCAAATTATATTGAAACTGTTTGGGGTATGGGCTATAGATGGAAGGAGATTTAA
- the rsmA gene encoding 16S rRNA (adenine(1518)-N(6)/adenine(1519)-N(6))-dimethyltransferase RsmA: MEKLNTKDLVKKYNFKFTKSLGQNFLIDDTVLDDIVESAEVSKEDFVIEIGPGVGTLTKELLMKAKKVCAVELDSELIPILKNELSSFENFQVIHKDALKVDFNEIIGDEESVKVVANLPYYVTTPIIARILNENYKFKSLTIMIQKEVAERIDAEPNCKEYGSLSVLVQYYCDTKIIRTVSPSSFIPQPKVDSIVIRLDKLDKPRVGVNDEELFFKIVRQSFNMRRKTLRNVVKSLNLLDDSNMEKAFNNSNIDLKRRGETLSLQEFANLTNSIYEIIN; this comes from the coding sequence ATGGAAAAACTGAATACTAAGGATTTAGTAAAAAAATATAATTTTAAGTTTACAAAAAGCTTAGGACAAAATTTTTTAATAGATGATACTGTTTTAGATGATATAGTAGAAAGTGCAGAGGTTTCAAAAGAAGATTTTGTTATTGAAATAGGTCCTGGAGTAGGAACTTTAACTAAAGAACTTTTAATGAAAGCGAAAAAAGTATGTGCAGTTGAATTAGATTCGGAACTTATTCCTATACTTAAAAATGAACTTTCTTCTTTTGAAAATTTTCAAGTTATACATAAGGATGCCTTGAAGGTAGACTTTAATGAGATAATAGGTGATGAGGAAAGTGTTAAGGTGGTTGCTAATCTTCCTTATTATGTTACCACCCCTATTATAGCTAGAATATTAAATGAAAACTATAAGTTTAAGTCTTTAACAATTATGATTCAGAAGGAAGTGGCAGAAAGAATAGATGCTGAGCCTAATTGTAAAGAATATGGTTCACTTTCAGTATTGGTACAATATTATTGTGATACAAAAATAATACGAACAGTGTCTCCCTCCTCATTTATACCACAACCTAAAGTAGATTCAATAGTTATAAGACTAGATAAGTTAGATAAACCTAGAGTAGGTGTTAATGATGAGGAGCTATTTTTCAAGATAGTGAGACAATCTTTTAATATGAGAAGGAAAACATTACGAAACGTTGTAAAGAGTCTTAATCTTTTAGATGATAGTAATATGGAGAAAGCTTTTAATAATTCTAATATAGATTTAAAGAGAAGAGGAGAAACGTTATCTCTTCAAGAGTTTGCTAATCTAACTAATTCAATATATGAAATCATTAATTAG
- a CDS encoding TatD family hydrolase: MIFDSHAHYDDESFNEDRENVIKKLMENGIVGVLNCGASAEGMRDSVKLAEKYDIFYAAVGIHPENAYEFTDEVIDEIKELVKRDKVKAIGEIGLDYYWKENPPKEVQKKVFRKQMEIAKEINLPVVIHDREAHKDTLEIMKEFPEVKGVVHCFSGSVEFARECLKLGYYIGFTGVVTFKNARKILEVAEEVPLDRILVETDCPYMAPVPYRGKRNRSEYIEYIMEKIAEVKKISIEEIQYITIKNVKNMLSI; this comes from the coding sequence ATGATTTTTGATTCTCATGCTCACTATGATGATGAAAGTTTTAATGAAGATAGAGAAAATGTAATAAAAAAATTGATGGAAAATGGTATTGTTGGTGTTCTTAATTGTGGGGCTTCTGCTGAAGGAATGAGAGATTCTGTTAAGTTAGCAGAGAAATATGATATTTTTTATGCTGCTGTAGGAATACACCCTGAAAATGCTTATGAATTTACTGATGAGGTTATAGACGAAATAAAAGAATTGGTAAAAAGAGATAAGGTTAAAGCTATTGGAGAAATAGGTTTAGACTATTACTGGAAAGAGAATCCCCCTAAAGAGGTTCAAAAAAAAGTTTTTAGAAAACAGATGGAGATTGCAAAAGAAATAAATCTTCCAGTTGTTATTCATGATAGAGAGGCACATAAAGATACCTTAGAAATAATGAAAGAATTTCCAGAAGTAAAAGGGGTTGTTCATTGCTTTTCTGGAAGTGTAGAATTTGCTCGTGAATGCTTAAAACTAGGATACTATATTGGATTTACTGGAGTAGTAACTTTTAAAAATGCTAGAAAAATCTTAGAGGTAGCAGAGGAAGTTCCTCTTGATAGGATTTTAGTTGAAACAGATTGTCCCTATATGGCTCCTGTGCCGTATAGGGGAAAGAGAAATAGATCAGAGTATATAGAATACATAATGGAGAAGATAGCAGAGGTTAAAAAAATTTCTATAGAAGAAATACAATATATAACTATAAAAAATGTTAAAAATATGCTTAGTATATAG
- a CDS encoding DUF5684 domain-containing protein has translation MDIYKQYFFLGSSTIILTFIFTYLIQALIYYKIADKAGLDNKWIAFIPILQFVIFFHVIDRSALYILFGLISFIPIVGPLVLFVLRIYWKVMFYRTFGLDNLLIILAVVIPFVDFIVELYIAFSDSVQYQDTNRFQVYK, from the coding sequence ATGGATATTTATAAGCAATACTTTTTTTTAGGTAGTAGCACTATAATCTTAACATTTATTTTTACTTATCTTATACAGGCTTTAATTTATTATAAAATAGCAGATAAAGCAGGGCTTGATAATAAGTGGATAGCATTTATACCAATCTTACAATTTGTAATCTTCTTTCATGTTATTGATAGAAGTGCTTTGTATATTTTGTTTGGGTTAATATCGTTTATACCTATTGTAGGGCCTTTAGTTTTATTTGTGCTTAGAATATATTGGAAAGTCATGTTTTATAGAACTTTTGGATTAGATAACTTACTTATCATTCTTGCTGTAGTAATTCCATTTGTAGATTTTATAGTAGAACTATATATTGCATTTTCAGATTCTGTACAGTATCAAGATACAAATAGATTTCAAGTATATAAATAA
- the rnmV gene encoding ribonuclease M5 yields MIKEVIIVEGRDDITAVKRAVEAEIIAVGGFGINSKVIDRIKEAQKRQGVIIFTDPDFAGEKIRRIITKRVSGAKHAYITKQEGLKDDDIGVENASPETIRRALQNAKCEVKEKRSFFNTQDLYFFKLTGEGDSKKRRERLGKELGIGYCNSAQFITRLNNYGIAREEFVAALNKVNKEIEDGKTEY; encoded by the coding sequence ATGATAAAGGAAGTTATTATAGTAGAAGGAAGAGATGATATAACTGCGGTTAAAAGAGCTGTAGAGGCAGAGATAATTGCAGTAGGTGGATTTGGTATAAATAGTAAGGTGATAGATAGAATAAAAGAAGCTCAAAAAAGACAGGGAGTAATAATATTTACAGATCCTGATTTTGCAGGTGAAAAGATAAGAAGAATAATAACTAAAAGAGTTAGTGGAGCTAAGCACGCATATATAACAAAGCAAGAAGGATTGAAAGATGATGATATTGGAGTTGAAAATGCTTCTCCAGAGACTATAAGAAGAGCTCTTCAAAATGCAAAATGTGAAGTTAAGGAAAAAAGAAGTTTTTTTAATACTCAAGACTTATATTTCTTTAAACTTACAGGTGAAGGGGATTCAAAGAAAAGAAGAGAGAGGTTAGGAAAAGAATTAGGTATAGGGTATTGTAATTCTGCACAATTTATTACTAGGTTAAATAATTATGGTATAGCTAGAGAAGAATTTGTAGCAGCTTTAAATAAAGTAAATAAGGAGATAGAAGATGGAAAAACTGAATACTAA
- the metG gene encoding methionine--tRNA ligase: protein MSKGSYYITTPIYYPSAKLHIGNTYTTVAADAIARFKKLTGYDTFFLTGTDEHGQKIQRLAEAKGVTPKKYVDEIVADIKDLWKIMNIDYDKFIRTTDDYHIETVQKIFKKLYDQGDIYKSEYEGLYCTPCESFWTETQLVDGKCPDCGRPVEKTKEEAYFFKMSKYADRLIEHIETHPEFIQPESRKNEMLNNFLRPGLQDLCVSRTSFDWGVPVTFDNKHVIYVWIDALSNYITALGYDQENDELYNKYWPANVHLVGKDILRFHTIYWPIMLMALDIPLPKQVFGHGWLLVDGGKMSKSKGNVVDPTVLVEHFGTDPVRYYLLHEIPFGQDGLYTSEIFIKKTNSDLANDLGNLVNRTIAMINKYFDGTIQAPIAKEEIDEDLIKIALEAPTKAEKRMDELKIPEALDEIWTLVRRSNKYIDETMPWALAKDETKKERLGTVLYNLVESLRIIAVMLSAFLPETSQKIKKQLNVDLASWDSIASFDGTKAGTKVGEGEVIFPRIDVEKKLEELAKLQEEQKPKEEKIEMEPIKPEITIEDFDKIDLRVAKVLECEPVKKAKKLLKLKVDLGGEIRQVVSGIAKYYKPEEMVGKYIVLVANLKPVKLMGELSQGMILAASDNKESLIAVNPGELATGSRVK from the coding sequence ATGAGTAAAGGAAGTTATTATATAACAACGCCTATATATTATCCATCTGCTAAATTGCATATAGGAAATACATATACTACAGTAGCTGCAGATGCTATAGCAAGATTTAAAAAACTTACTGGATATGATACTTTTTTCTTAACAGGAACAGATGAACATGGACAGAAAATTCAAAGACTTGCAGAAGCAAAAGGGGTTACACCAAAGAAATATGTTGATGAAATAGTTGCAGATATAAAAGATTTATGGAAGATTATGAACATAGATTATGATAAATTTATAAGAACAACTGATGATTATCATATTGAAACTGTGCAAAAGATATTTAAAAAATTATATGATCAAGGTGATATTTATAAGAGTGAATATGAAGGATTATATTGTACCCCATGTGAATCTTTTTGGACAGAAACTCAATTAGTGGATGGGAAATGTCCTGATTGTGGGAGACCAGTTGAAAAGACTAAAGAAGAAGCTTACTTCTTTAAAATGTCTAAATATGCGGACAGACTTATAGAACACATAGAAACTCATCCAGAATTTATACAACCAGAATCAAGAAAAAATGAAATGTTAAACAACTTTTTAAGACCAGGTCTTCAAGACTTATGTGTATCAAGAACATCTTTTGACTGGGGAGTTCCAGTAACCTTTGATAATAAGCATGTTATATATGTATGGATAGATGCACTTTCAAACTATATAACTGCTCTTGGATATGATCAAGAAAATGATGAATTATATAATAAATATTGGCCAGCAAATGTACATCTTGTAGGTAAAGATATTTTAAGATTCCATACAATTTATTGGCCTATAATGCTTATGGCTTTAGATATACCTCTTCCAAAGCAAGTATTTGGTCATGGATGGCTTTTGGTTGATGGTGGTAAGATGTCAAAATCAAAAGGAAATGTAGTTGATCCAACAGTTTTGGTTGAACATTTTGGAACTGACCCGGTTAGATATTATCTTCTACATGAGATACCATTTGGACAAGATGGGCTTTATACTAGTGAAATATTTATAAAGAAGACAAATTCGGACCTTGCAAATGATTTGGGAAATCTTGTTAATAGAACAATTGCAATGATAAATAAATACTTTGATGGAACAATTCAAGCTCCTATAGCTAAAGAGGAAATAGATGAAGATTTAATAAAAATAGCTCTTGAAGCTCCAACAAAAGCAGAAAAGAGAATGGATGAATTAAAAATACCTGAGGCTTTAGATGAGATATGGACTCTTGTAAGACGTAGTAATAAATATATAGATGAAACTATGCCTTGGGCTTTAGCTAAAGATGAAACTAAAAAAGAAAGACTTGGCACCGTTTTATATAATTTAGTAGAAAGTTTAAGAATAATTGCAGTAATGCTTTCAGCATTTTTACCAGAAACAAGCCAAAAAATAAAGAAACAATTAAATGTAGATCTTGCATCATGGGATAGTATAGCTTCTTTTGATGGAACAAAAGCTGGAACAAAAGTTGGAGAAGGGGAAGTAATATTCCCAAGAATAGATGTTGAAAAGAAATTAGAAGAACTTGCTAAGTTACAAGAAGAACAAAAACCAAAAGAAGAGAAAATAGAAATGGAACCTATAAAACCTGAAATTACTATAGAAGATTTTGATAAAATTGATTTAAGAGTAGCGAAAGTTTTAGAATGTGAACCAGTTAAAAAAGCTAAAAAGCTTCTTAAATTAAAAGTTGATTTAGGTGGAGAAATAAGGCAGGTAGTATCAGGTATAGCTAAATATTATAAACCAGAAGAAATGGTAGGAAAATATATAGTATTAGTAGCTAATTTAAAACCTGTAAAACTTATGGGAGAATTATCTCAAGGAATGATACTTGCAGCTTCAGACAATAAAGAAAGTTTAATAGCAGTAAATCCAGGAGAATTAGCAACAGGAAGCAGAGTTAAATAA
- a CDS encoding leucine-rich repeat domain-containing protein yields MKNKYLVATLFSAFLLMAPNVKAANFVDNQAVDSNKNWTIRFTEKIEFDASTKQDITVKDSKGNGVNAGIQLGQDSKTIIVTAPQGGYTKGESYILNVGTKVHSNKGKALKKEQKVHFNIKNNNSIITFKDKNLEEAVRYVIMKPEGTIYKSDVEKIPYLKADMKDIKNLDGIENLTNLEKLDLTFNQVSDINVLKGLNKLKTLNLEFNGLNDVEDLEPLKELVNLENLDLSNNHIKDLSVLKKLTKLKILNLEGNDNIKNISALEGLTNLQKLNLRSNQIEDISALKNLNKLEDINLENNEISNLIGLRELVNLKTLNLSNNKINDLNALKGLANLEDLNLTTLNKEDTTPKEISALKGLINLKILNLSGNRIKNLSVLSELKNLDDIDLSNTMTKDISVLGKLTNLRAIVLNNNQISDISAFGELTSPTFIELNDNQIKDISSLKGLVKLTYLSLNNNQISDISALGGLTNLKRLDLGNNKVNNINPLKKLTNLGYMILTSNQISEVDKKALEDALPECTIPFY; encoded by the coding sequence ATGAAAAATAAATACTTAGTAGCGACTTTGTTCAGTGCTTTTTTACTAATGGCACCTAATGTAAAAGCCGCAAATTTTGTGGACAACCAAGCGGTAGACTCTAATAAAAATTGGACAATTAGGTTTACAGAGAAAATTGAATTTGATGCTTCAACCAAACAAGATATAACTGTAAAAGATAGTAAAGGTAATGGGGTAAATGCTGGTATTCAGTTAGGACAAGACAGTAAAACAATTATAGTAACAGCGCCACAAGGGGGATATACAAAAGGAGAAAGCTACATATTGAATGTTGGAACTAAAGTACATTCCAATAAAGGTAAGGCATTAAAGAAAGAACAGAAAGTACACTTTAATATTAAAAATAATAATTCAATAATAACTTTTAAAGATAAAAATTTAGAAGAAGCTGTAAGATATGTAATAATGAAGCCGGAAGGAACTATTTACAAAAGTGATGTTGAGAAAATACCCTATTTAAAAGCAGACATGAAAGATATAAAAAATCTTGATGGAATTGAGAATTTAACTAATCTAGAAAAACTTGATTTAACTTTTAATCAGGTTAGTGATATAAATGTATTGAAAGGATTAAATAAACTAAAAACTCTTAATTTAGAGTTTAATGGGCTTAATGATGTTGAAGATTTAGAGCCATTAAAAGAATTAGTTAATTTAGAAAATCTTGATTTAAGTAATAACCATATTAAAGATTTAAGTGTACTAAAAAAATTAACTAAACTAAAAATTCTTAATTTAGAAGGCAACGATAATATTAAGAATATAAGTGCCTTAGAAGGATTAACTAATCTTCAGAAACTTAATTTAAGAAGCAATCAAATTGAAGATATAAGTGCATTAAAAAATTTAAATAAGCTAGAAGATATTAATTTAGAAAATAACGAAATTAGTAATTTAATTGGATTAAGAGAGTTAGTTAATTTAAAAACTCTTAATTTAAGTAATAATAAGATTAATGATCTAAATGCACTAAAAGGATTAGCTAATTTAGAAGATCTTAATTTAACTACTCTTAATAAAGAGGATACTACACCTAAGGAGATAAGCGCATTAAAGGGGTTAATCAACTTAAAAATTCTTAACTTAAGTGGCAACAGAATTAAAAATTTAAGCGTATTAAGTGAATTAAAAAATTTAGATGATATTGATTTATCTAATACTATGACTAAAGATATTAGCGTATTAGGAAAATTAACTAATCTAAGAGCTATTGTTTTAAATAATAATCAAATTAGTGATATAAGTGCGTTTGGAGAATTAACTAGTCCAACATTTATTGAATTAAATGATAACCAGATTAAAGATATAAGTTCATTAAAAGGATTAGTTAAATTAACATATCTTAGTTTAAATAATAATCAAATTAGTGATATAAGTGCTTTAGGAGGTTTAACTAATTTAAAACGTCTTGATTTAGGTAATAACAAAGTTAATAATATAAATCCATTAAAAAAATTAACCAATTTAGGATATATGATTTTAACAAGTAATCAAATAAGTGAGGTAGATAAAAAGGCATTAGAAGATGCTTTACCTGAATGTACTATTCCTTTTTATTAA
- a CDS encoding ubiquitin-like domain-containing protein, whose product MLQKITSDIKTYFSNGPKILFLFGLVLICTLIGMFTMQKSVNIVVDGKEISVMTYKNDVKDVLEKNNIALGPKDIVEPDLKSKIKSGDTIKIERAINIQLQVDGKSKNVATTADNVKEMLSQEGIKFSQEDKISPSKEETIREGLKVNIVRVNSKIEKKVEPLEFTTVVKKDSNLKEGYKKVVQDGTAGQKEIQYKVIYEDGKEVSRQMVNQTVIQQPKDKIVAMGTMQTVRLSRGDSSYLRKIRMRATAYTSSFKDTGKRPGDRGFGVTASGTRTKRTSGGYSTVAVDPSIIPLGTKLYIEGYGYAIAEDTGGAIKGNRIDLYFNSDSEVHNFGVRYLNVYIVQ is encoded by the coding sequence ATGTTACAAAAAATTACTAGCGACATAAAGACCTACTTCTCAAATGGACCTAAGATTCTTTTCTTATTTGGACTAGTTCTTATATGTACGCTTATTGGAATGTTTACCATGCAAAAGAGCGTCAATATTGTAGTCGATGGAAAAGAAATTAGTGTAATGACTTACAAAAACGATGTAAAAGACGTGTTAGAGAAAAATAATATTGCACTGGGTCCCAAGGATATTGTAGAACCAGACTTAAAAAGCAAGATAAAATCAGGAGACACCATAAAGATAGAAAGAGCTATTAATATCCAGCTACAGGTTGATGGTAAAAGTAAAAATGTCGCTACGACAGCAGATAATGTTAAAGAAATGCTGTCACAAGAAGGAATAAAATTTTCACAAGAAGATAAAATCTCACCATCAAAAGAAGAAACTATTAGAGAAGGCCTTAAGGTTAATATAGTTAGAGTGAATTCTAAGATAGAAAAAAAGGTTGAACCTTTAGAATTTACTACTGTAGTTAAGAAAGATAGTAATTTAAAAGAGGGATATAAAAAAGTTGTACAAGATGGTACAGCAGGACAGAAAGAAATACAATATAAAGTTATTTATGAAGATGGAAAAGAAGTTTCTAGACAGATGGTTAATCAAACAGTAATTCAGCAACCCAAAGATAAGATTGTTGCAATGGGAACTATGCAAACAGTAAGGTTGTCCCGTGGTGATTCGTCTTATTTAAGAAAAATTAGGATGAGAGCTACTGCTTATACATCCAGTTTCAAAGATACAGGTAAGAGACCTGGAGATAGAGGGTTTGGAGTTACAGCATCTGGTACTAGAACTAAAAGAACTTCAGGTGGATATAGTACTGTGGCTGTTGATCCATCAATTATTCCACTTGGAACAAAGCTGTATATAGAAGGCTATGGATATGCTATTGCTGAAGATACAGGAGGAGCTATAAAAGGAAATAGAATAGATTTATATTTTAATTCTGATAGTGAAGTTCATAATTTTGGAGTTAGATACTTAAATGTATATATTGTACAATAG